One stretch of Segatella copri DNA includes these proteins:
- a CDS encoding IS1380-like element IS612 family transposase, translating to MAKIQIKSEKLTPFGGIFSIMEKFDSMLSPVIDSTLGQRCSSIFGYQFSEIVRSLMSVYFCGGSCVEDVTSQLMRHLSYHPTLRTCSSDTILRAIKELTQENISYTSDQGKTYDFNTADKLNTLLINALVSTGELKEIEEYDVDFDHQFLETEKYDAKPTYKKFLGYRPGVYVIGDKIVYIENSDGNTNVRFHQADTHKRFFALLESQNIRVNRFRADCGSCSKEIVSEIEKHCKHFYIRANRCSSLYNDIFALRGWKTEEINGIQFELNSILVEKWEGKCYRLVIQRQRRNSGDLDLWEGEYTYRCILTNDYKSSTRDIVEFYNLRGGKERIFDDMNNGFGWSRLPKSFMAENTVFLLLTALIHNFYKTIMSRLDTKAFGLKKTSRIKAFVFRFISVPAKWIMTARQYVLNIYTENRAYAKPFKTEFG from the coding sequence ATGGCAAAAATACAAATTAAATCTGAGAAACTCACACCTTTTGGAGGAATTTTTTCAATCATGGAGAAATTTGACTCCATGCTTTCACCCGTTATCGACTCAACACTGGGTCAGAGATGCAGCAGTATCTTCGGATATCAGTTCAGCGAGATAGTCCGTTCGCTGATGAGCGTTTATTTCTGTGGCGGCTCATGCGTGGAAGATGTAACGTCACAACTGATGCGCCATCTCTCGTATCATCCTACCCTTCGTACATGCAGCTCTGATACCATCCTCAGAGCCATCAAGGAACTGACACAGGAAAACATCTCCTATACTTCCGACCAAGGCAAGACCTATGATTTCAATACTGCAGACAAACTCAACACATTGCTTATAAACGCTTTGGTTTCTACAGGCGAGTTGAAGGAAATTGAGGAATACGATGTTGACTTTGACCATCAGTTCCTTGAAACGGAGAAGTATGATGCAAAACCGACCTACAAAAAGTTCCTCGGCTACAGGCCTGGCGTATATGTTATCGGTGACAAGATAGTCTATATCGAGAACAGCGATGGTAACACGAATGTGCGTTTTCATCAGGCAGACACCCATAAGAGATTCTTCGCTCTTCTGGAATCCCAGAACATCCGTGTAAATCGCTTCAGGGCAGACTGCGGTTCCTGCTCGAAGGAAATCGTCAGTGAGATAGAGAAGCATTGCAAACATTTCTACATCCGTGCCAACCGATGCAGTTCGCTCTACAATGACATCTTTGCTCTGAGAGGATGGAAGACGGAGGAGATTAACGGCATCCAGTTCGAACTCAATTCCATTCTCGTTGAGAAATGGGAAGGCAAGTGCTATCGTCTTGTCATCCAGAGACAAAGACGCAACAGTGGCGACCTTGACCTGTGGGAAGGCGAATACACTTACCGTTGTATTCTGACCAACGATTACAAGTCATCGACAAGGGACATTGTTGAATTCTACAATCTGCGTGGCGGCAAGGAACGTATCTTTGACGACATGAACAACGGATTCGGTTGGAGCAGGCTCCCCAAGTCATTCATGGCGGAGAATACTGTCTTTCTTCTGCTTACTGCATTGATACACAATTTCTACAAGACCATCATGAGCAGGCTTGACACCAAGGCTTTTGGGCTCAAGAAAACGAGTCGCATAAAGGCTTTTGTCTTCAGATTCATCTCCGTACCTGCCAAGTGGATCATGACTGCAAGGCAATACGTGCTGAATATCTACACAGAGAACCGAGCTTATGCAAAACCCTTCAAAACAGAATTCGGATAA
- a CDS encoding glycoside hydrolase family 2 TIM barrel-domain containing protein yields the protein MKKIFALAIFLLGAQSLSARDRQSFDKGWLFTLADSAGMSKSDYSDRHWRSLNLPHDWAIEGDFSPSNPSGASGGALPGGIGWYRKHFSVNPKEKYDRFTITFDGVYMNSTVYINGHKLGTRPYGYSTFEYDLTSYINKKGDNVIAVKVDNSDQPNSRWYSGCGIYRHVWLTKTMKSAYIPQWGQYVATSPQGDVRVKVDFAASGNKMKLSVRNTIYDAAGKIVAKSQGVREQKLKVKNPHLWDIGKGYLYTVKSELLVNGKVVDVATTTAGFRDVKFDARKGFFLNGKNLKINGVCEHHDFGCLGAAVNEDAMHRKLTILRDMGVNAIRSSHNPPAPELLNMCDSMGFLVMDESFDMWRRKKSNGDYARFFDEWHKKDLSDLIKRDRNHPSIIMWSIGNEVLEQWSDAAADTLSLEQANLVLNAGHDASTLAHSDELSVNSLLTQHLAKIVKEYDPWGYRPVTAGCNEPDPKNHLFKSGAIDVIGFNYHHQWVKDVPKNFPGKPFILSESVSALQTRGYYMMPSDSIYTAPKEWWLPYTDPSFMCSAYDNFHASWSSTHEETWDVVKHNDFVGGQFIWTGFDYIGEPTPYAYPARSSYFGIIDLAGLPKDSYYMYQSEWTQKDVLHLFPHWNWLPGQTIDMWCYYNHADEVELFINGKSQGIRKKTVYGAKNEGDAFRKSTEYHVMWRVNFEPGEVKVVARKNGKVLREQVIKTAGAPHHLVLKKTYQGCQAFGSSDPTTFVEVNVVDKDGNLCPNADNQIFFSVSGEKEANGQNIPNTPKILGTDNGCQTSLERFTDSHRKAFFGKCVVVIKGKGMLKAQAVDLKDASVAL from the coding sequence TTCTCTCCTTCGAATCCTTCGGGAGCCAGTGGTGGTGCATTGCCGGGCGGCATAGGATGGTACCGTAAGCATTTCTCGGTGAATCCGAAGGAAAAGTATGACCGCTTTACCATCACCTTTGATGGAGTATATATGAATTCTACCGTGTATATCAATGGTCATAAACTCGGAACCCGTCCTTATGGATACAGTACATTCGAGTATGATCTTACATCTTATATTAATAAGAAGGGTGATAATGTCATTGCAGTGAAGGTAGACAACAGCGACCAGCCTAACAGCCGCTGGTATTCCGGTTGCGGTATTTACCGCCATGTCTGGCTCACCAAAACCATGAAATCTGCTTATATTCCCCAATGGGGACAGTATGTAGCAACTTCTCCACAGGGTGATGTCAGGGTTAAGGTGGATTTCGCTGCTTCCGGTAATAAGATGAAACTCTCTGTCCGTAACACCATCTATGATGCTGCAGGAAAGATTGTAGCCAAGAGTCAGGGTGTTCGGGAACAGAAACTCAAGGTGAAGAATCCGCATCTCTGGGACATCGGAAAGGGATATCTCTATACTGTCAAGAGTGAGCTGTTAGTAAATGGGAAGGTAGTGGATGTTGCTACGACAACTGCCGGTTTCCGTGATGTGAAGTTTGATGCAAGGAAGGGTTTCTTCCTCAATGGCAAGAATCTCAAGATAAATGGTGTCTGTGAGCATCATGATTTCGGTTGCCTGGGTGCTGCCGTTAATGAGGATGCGATGCACCGTAAGCTTACCATCCTTCGCGATATGGGCGTGAACGCTATCCGAAGCAGTCATAATCCTCCGGCACCAGAACTCCTGAACATGTGCGATTCGATGGGTTTCCTCGTTATGGACGAGAGTTTCGACATGTGGCGCCGCAAGAAATCGAATGGCGATTATGCCCGTTTCTTCGATGAATGGCATAAGAAAGATCTGTCTGATCTCATCAAGCGCGACCGTAATCATCCAAGTATCATTATGTGGAGTATCGGTAATGAGGTACTCGAACAATGGTCGGATGCGGCTGCTGATACGCTCAGTCTGGAGCAGGCTAACCTGGTTCTGAATGCCGGTCATGATGCTTCAACTTTGGCACATAGTGATGAACTGAGTGTCAATTCGCTTCTTACCCAGCATCTGGCAAAAATCGTGAAGGAGTATGATCCTTGGGGCTATCGCCCTGTTACTGCTGGCTGTAATGAGCCCGACCCGAAGAATCATCTCTTCAAGAGTGGGGCTATTGATGTTATAGGTTTCAATTATCACCATCAGTGGGTGAAGGATGTGCCAAAGAATTTCCCTGGCAAGCCTTTCATTCTGTCGGAGAGTGTTTCTGCCTTGCAGACTCGTGGCTACTATATGATGCCTAGCGACAGCATTTATACTGCGCCAAAGGAATGGTGGTTGCCTTATACCGATCCTTCGTTTATGTGTTCGGCTTATGATAATTTCCACGCATCATGGAGTAGTACCCACGAAGAAACCTGGGATGTGGTGAAGCACAACGACTTTGTGGGCGGACAGTTTATCTGGACCGGTTTCGATTATATCGGTGAACCTACTCCTTATGCTTATCCTGCCCGTAGCAGTTATTTTGGCATTATCGATTTGGCGGGTCTTCCAAAAGACAGCTATTATATGTATCAGAGTGAGTGGACTCAGAAAGATGTGCTGCATCTCTTCCCTCATTGGAACTGGCTGCCGGGACAGACCATCGACATGTGGTGTTATTATAATCATGCTGATGAGGTGGAACTTTTTATCAATGGCAAGAGTCAGGGTATCCGTAAGAAGACTGTCTATGGTGCTAAGAACGAAGGCGATGCTTTCAGAAAGAGTACTGAATATCATGTGATGTGGCGAGTAAACTTTGAACCGGGAGAAGTAAAGGTTGTAGCCAGAAAGAATGGTAAAGTTCTTAGAGAGCAGGTCATAAAGACAGCAGGAGCTCCTCATCATCTTGTGTTGAAGAAGACCTATCAGGGCTGTCAGGCTTTTGGCTCTTCTGATCCGACCACCTTTGTCGAGGTGAATGTAGTAGATAAAGATGGCAATCTCTGTCCGAACGCAGATAACCAGATCTTCTTCTCTGTTTCAGGAGAAAAGGAGGCAAATGGTCAGAATATCCCGAATACACCAAAGATTCTGGGAACAGATAATGGGTGTCAGACTTCTTTGGAGCGTTTTACCGATTCACATCGCAAGGCATTCTTCGGAAAATGTGTCGTTGTGATAAAAGGTAAGGGAATGCTCAAGGCACAGGCAGTAGACTTAAAGGATGCTTCTGTAGCTCTGTGA
- a CDS encoding DUF4738 domain-containing protein: MKRIDYILIGLLAISSLTACTEKKKSNIIIAPKPVAKVVNKATQKMSDYEQTREADWVGSHYKVVVKRSSDKELPVLQLDENTKYYDNRISVKVLRSDGTEFFSRTFTKKDFTSYIDKHTQDMGALLGIVYVKAEGDYLYFAASVGSPDVTSDEYVPLVLKISRMGSISISKDEKLDTNASAEEEEEEEDGV, translated from the coding sequence ATGAAACGAATTGATTATATATTAATAGGTCTTTTAGCTATTTCAAGCTTGACGGCTTGTACAGAAAAGAAGAAGAGTAATATCATTATTGCTCCTAAACCGGTGGCTAAGGTTGTGAATAAAGCTACTCAGAAAATGAGTGATTATGAGCAGACCAGGGAGGCTGACTGGGTTGGTTCCCATTATAAAGTGGTGGTGAAGCGTAGTTCTGACAAGGAACTTCCGGTTCTCCAGTTGGACGAAAACACCAAGTATTATGATAACAGAATTTCGGTTAAGGTATTGAGAAGCGATGGCACAGAATTCTTTAGCCGTACTTTCACAAAGAAAGATTTCACATCCTATATTGACAAACATACACAGGACATGGGTGCTTTGCTCGGTATTGTTTATGTGAAAGCAGAAGGTGATTATCTTTACTTCGCAGCAAGTGTAGGGTCGCCTGATGTTACTAGTGATGAATATGTACCTCTGGTACTTAAGATTTCCCGAATGGGTAGTATCTCTATATCAAAGGATGAGAAGTTGGATACCAACGCTTCTGCTGAAGAGGAAGAAGAGGAAGAAGATGGGGTATAA
- a CDS encoding alanine/glycine:cation symporter family protein — MDAINDFFTAFSSFLWGWPMIILLLGTHIFLTIRLRFPQRKIFKAIKLSVKKDKNATGDVSQFGALATALAATIGTGNIIGVATAIALGGPGAVLWCWLTGVFGISTKYAEGLLAVKYRVKTKRGTMLGGPMYALEKGLGWKWLAVLFALFAALASFGIGSTVQANAISTLVENQYGISPYITGTIVTALGAAVILGGVNSIAKVCGMLVPFMALFYVLGCIYILCVNHAYLLPAIHVILDSAFTTKAAGGGFAGSTMMIAARYGIARGLFSNESGLGSAPIVAAAAQTRNPVRQALVSSTGTFWDTVIICALTGLVITSSIIAYPDIDYHNGAALTKAAFSKIPYIGAPILTIGLATFAFSTTLGWSYYGERCVEYLKGKKWMLCFRIVYIATIFLGSVISLGLVWNIADCMNALMAIPNLISLLCLSGIIVHETRKYLWRDQLDKDMDEKEIEELE, encoded by the coding sequence ATGGATGCAATAAACGATTTTTTCACCGCATTTAGTTCATTCCTCTGGGGATGGCCTATGATTATCCTGCTGTTGGGAACCCACATCTTTCTGACCATCCGCTTGCGCTTTCCACAACGCAAGATTTTCAAGGCAATCAAACTGTCTGTAAAGAAAGACAAGAATGCCACAGGAGATGTTTCACAGTTCGGAGCACTGGCAACAGCACTGGCAGCTACAATTGGTACCGGTAACATCATCGGTGTGGCTACAGCTATCGCTCTTGGCGGACCAGGAGCCGTACTCTGGTGCTGGTTAACCGGTGTCTTTGGTATTTCTACCAAATATGCCGAAGGATTACTCGCCGTAAAATATCGCGTAAAGACCAAGCGAGGCACGATGTTGGGTGGTCCTATGTATGCCCTGGAAAAAGGATTGGGCTGGAAATGGCTTGCAGTTCTGTTCGCCCTCTTTGCCGCATTGGCATCATTCGGAATCGGTAGCACGGTACAGGCAAATGCCATCTCTACCCTGGTAGAAAACCAATACGGCATTTCTCCATACATTACTGGAACCATCGTTACGGCTTTAGGAGCAGCTGTGATTCTTGGAGGCGTGAACAGTATCGCCAAGGTTTGCGGCATGCTGGTACCTTTCATGGCACTCTTTTATGTATTAGGCTGCATCTACATTCTCTGTGTAAATCATGCTTATTTATTGCCTGCCATCCACGTAATCTTAGACTCTGCATTCACGACTAAGGCAGCAGGTGGCGGTTTTGCAGGAAGTACCATGATGATTGCAGCCCGCTATGGTATAGCCCGCGGATTGTTCTCTAACGAAAGTGGTCTGGGTTCTGCACCCATCGTTGCTGCAGCAGCCCAAACCCGTAACCCTGTGCGTCAGGCATTGGTTTCATCTACCGGTACCTTTTGGGATACTGTCATCATCTGTGCCCTTACAGGTCTTGTCATCACCTCAAGTATCATAGCATACCCAGACATCGACTATCATAACGGAGCAGCACTCACCAAGGCTGCCTTCAGTAAGATTCCATATATCGGAGCTCCGATATTGACCATCGGACTGGCAACATTTGCATTCAGTACGACATTGGGATGGAGTTATTATGGAGAACGGTGCGTAGAATATCTGAAAGGCAAAAAGTGGATGCTCTGTTTCCGCATAGTCTATATTGCTACTATCTTCCTGGGTAGTGTCATCAGCCTGGGACTGGTTTGGAACATTGCCGACTGCATGAATGCTTTAATGGCGATACCAAACCTTATCTCCTTGCTCTGCCTGAGTGGTATCATAGTGCATGAAACCAGAAAGTATCTGTGGAGAGACCAGTTAGATAAAGACATGGACGAAAAAGAAATAGAGGAATTAGAATAA
- a CDS encoding GNAT family N-acetyltransferase, which translates to MKIQIEQATPDKASHIASLIMEAMNAQCCQNFAGPQHTLVDFHRMMTKLVEMEDSQYSYKNTLVAMSTDGILVGILVAYDGADVKRLRKRFIEAAIVAFGIDYSAMELETEEGEFYLDSLAVSNQYRGKGIASKLLDAAISRARELGLPAVGLLCDKGNPKAERLYTKVGFQYVNDTTWGGHAMKHLQYKL; encoded by the coding sequence ATGAAAATTCAAATAGAACAGGCTACGCCTGACAAGGCTTCGCATATCGCATCGCTTATCATGGAGGCGATGAATGCGCAGTGTTGCCAAAATTTTGCTGGTCCTCAGCATACATTGGTTGATTTTCACCGTATGATGACTAAACTTGTAGAGATGGAGGACAGTCAGTATAGTTATAAGAACACATTAGTTGCTATGTCTACTGATGGCATTCTTGTTGGCATCTTGGTTGCATACGATGGTGCTGACGTCAAAAGATTACGTAAGCGCTTTATTGAGGCTGCAATCGTGGCTTTTGGAATAGACTATTCGGCTATGGAGCTTGAAACAGAGGAAGGTGAGTTCTATTTGGATAGTTTGGCTGTTTCTAACCAATACCGTGGAAAAGGTATTGCATCTAAACTGTTGGATGCTGCTATCTCTCGCGCAAGAGAATTAGGACTTCCTGCTGTAGGTTTGCTTTGTGATAAAGGCAATCCGAAAGCGGAGCGTCTCTATACGAAGGTTGGTTTCCAATATGTCAATGATACCACTTGGGGTGGTCATGCAATGAAACATCTTCAGTATAAATTGTAA
- a CDS encoding outer membrane beta-barrel protein: MRNYLTGKERLLVALLAFILPFSFAKAEAREDGKTGQQGWYIGVEGGMPFGFSTFSSFGHDKTRLGWAAGLYGGYRFNSIFSAELSAKYGEMNLSAQDCCVERNYWLGSDGMLYKAGVLGMDSWEYANLKSHVRMGQYGARVNINLLGLFPQTANSRWDLAVSPHIYAVTTKADIQTISDDAKVIKGSTNWHLGYGADLQVGYQLTSCLKLGIYSGLTRLTGERMDGMPEYLHKNNFLWESGIRLGINLPFTNPHP; encoded by the coding sequence ATGAGAAATTACTTAACTGGAAAAGAACGATTGCTGGTCGCATTGCTTGCTTTTATTCTTCCATTTTCTTTCGCGAAAGCAGAAGCAAGAGAAGATGGAAAGACGGGGCAGCAAGGCTGGTATATAGGAGTAGAGGGTGGAATGCCTTTCGGCTTCTCTACCTTCTCAAGCTTCGGACATGACAAGACTCGTCTCGGTTGGGCTGCTGGCTTATATGGGGGCTATCGTTTTAACTCCATCTTCTCGGCTGAGTTATCTGCTAAATATGGAGAAATGAACTTGTCTGCACAAGACTGCTGCGTAGAACGTAACTATTGGTTGGGTAGCGACGGCATGCTTTACAAGGCAGGTGTCTTAGGCATGGACAGTTGGGAATATGCCAATCTGAAAAGCCATGTCAGAATGGGACAATATGGGGCAAGAGTGAATATCAATCTCCTTGGACTGTTCCCTCAAACAGCTAACAGCCGATGGGATTTGGCTGTTTCACCTCATATATATGCAGTAACGACCAAGGCTGATATTCAGACTATATCCGATGATGCCAAAGTGATAAAAGGTTCTACCAACTGGCATTTGGGTTATGGTGCAGACTTGCAGGTTGGCTACCAGCTGACCTCTTGCTTAAAACTTGGTATCTATTCCGGTTTGACTCGTCTTACTGGCGAACGTATGGATGGAATGCCGGAATATCTGCATAAGAACAACTTCTTGTGGGAAAGTGGCATAAGATTAGGAATCAACTTGCCTTTTACCAATCCTCATCCGTAA
- a CDS encoding DUF4230 domain-containing protein, giving the protein MKNRLIFIISVFFAFISCSHQQTEKKEQVIDTIPVMVMQIQKCNRLYTAEAHVHKIITHDDQLNLKGSLFKKDFNIHVPGSNRKVAIPMDATLKAYVDFSGFSAKNVNRQGDKIEIILPDPKVMLTSSKINHEGVRQFVSLTRKNYSDAELSQFEQQGRESIIRDIPNLDILEQARQSAANTLIPMLQDMGFAEENIKISFRKKFTFNDLKTLLDKTTIEKNH; this is encoded by the coding sequence ATGAAAAATAGGTTAATATTTATCATTTCTGTATTTTTTGCCTTCATTTCATGTTCGCATCAGCAAACAGAAAAGAAGGAGCAAGTCATCGACACAATACCTGTGATGGTGATGCAGATACAGAAATGCAATCGCTTATATACAGCTGAAGCTCATGTTCATAAGATTATAACACATGATGACCAGCTCAATCTGAAGGGCTCACTGTTCAAGAAAGACTTTAATATTCATGTTCCCGGCTCCAACCGCAAGGTGGCCATTCCGATGGATGCGACATTAAAAGCTTATGTAGACTTTTCAGGATTCTCTGCCAAGAACGTTAACCGACAAGGTGACAAGATAGAAATCATCTTGCCAGACCCAAAAGTGATGCTCACCAGCAGTAAAATCAATCATGAAGGTGTAAGACAATTCGTTTCACTCACCAGAAAGAACTACAGTGATGCAGAACTGTCACAATTCGAACAACAAGGCAGGGAAAGTATTATTCGCGATATCCCGAACCTAGATATTCTTGAGCAGGCACGCCAAAGTGCAGCAAACACCCTGATTCCGATGCTACAGGACATGGGATTCGCAGAAGAGAATATCAAAATCAGTTTCAGGAAGAAATTCACTTTCAACGATCTGAAGACTCTTCTGGATAAGACAACTATCGAAAAGAATCACTAA
- a CDS encoding DUF4230 domain-containing protein: MKRIQIIVLLALILILGGAFYWLTKDNEVSVVQEDKTTLSPTQVESIENIGQWEFLSVSDEELIDTIRRGFFGDDQLVRIYYGTLRLGIDMKDVKKGWLQASQDSIVCTLPPIKLLDHNFIDEAKTKSFFEEGKWTGSDRQAMYERAYQAMKKRCLNRTNIYTAQANAKTQFREMLKAMGFKNVKIEFEK, translated from the coding sequence ATGAAAAGAATACAAATCATCGTACTATTAGCACTGATCCTTATTCTGGGTGGAGCCTTCTATTGGCTCACCAAAGACAACGAGGTCAGCGTGGTACAGGAAGATAAGACAACCCTCTCACCCACTCAGGTAGAAAGCATCGAGAATATCGGTCAATGGGAATTTCTATCTGTAAGTGATGAAGAACTGATAGATACTATACGCCGTGGCTTTTTTGGCGATGACCAACTGGTACGTATCTATTACGGAACGTTGCGCTTGGGTATCGATATGAAGGATGTAAAAAAAGGATGGCTACAAGCCAGCCAGGACAGCATCGTTTGCACTTTACCTCCTATCAAACTGCTGGACCATAACTTCATTGACGAAGCGAAGACCAAGAGTTTCTTTGAAGAAGGCAAATGGACAGGCAGCGACAGACAGGCTATGTATGAGCGTGCTTATCAAGCCATGAAGAAACGTTGCTTAAACCGCACCAATATCTATACTGCACAGGCGAATGCCAAAACTCAGTTTAGAGAGATGCTGAAAGCAATGGGATTCAAAAACGTAAAGATAGAATTTGAGAAATAA